The Sulfurospirillum deleyianum DSM 6946 nucleotide sequence TTGCCGTACCCCTATTGGTTGAGCTTCGTTTAGGTATTGCAGAAGTTGAATCTTCATGTCTTTTAGGTAAGCTCATTGATTATTCGACGTATGTGACAGGCGTGTTGTTACGCGCTTATAATCATGCTTGCTTTTGTGAACAAGAAGATAAAGCAAAAATTGTTATTATCAAAGATGAAAATAATTTAGATGCTCTTTATGCGCTAGATAAAGAAAAAGTGGCGATTACAGGCATAGCACAGATGAGTCAATGTAAAGCAAATGCGTTAGATAAACGTATTATTGTGGAGGCTAATTATACGCATCCAGAGATTATTGCTTCGCTAAGTGCCAATAAAAAATTGGGTGCGGATAAACATCTCTACCGTTCATCAAGGGGCAGTGAGCCTTCGTTGGGTTTTGGAATTCATTATTTTATGAAGATGCTAACCAAACGCTCTTCCGTGATGTTCTATGCAGATGCGCAACAGATGATACATGATGTTGAAGAGCGTGTGTTAAATGTACACCAAAGTGATTTAACCGCTATGATTGGTGAAGAAATTCCTAAAAGTCGTATTATTAAAATCTTGAAGCATTTAGGATTTGGTGTAAATTTTGCGTTTGAACAAGATGTGATGAATGTTAAAATCCCTCAATTCCGTACAGATGTGGTTAATGTTCAAGATATTTGTGAAGAGATTGTGCGTATTGTCGGGATTGATAATATTACCTCTAAGCCATTTGAATTTGCAGAAAAATCAAAAATCAACCAGCCATACCTTGATTTTAAAAAGAGACAAATGTATCGGTATCGTGCGGTTGCTGCAGGCTTTTTTGAGACCCTGCATTTTGTCTTCGATGACAGTGAAAAAGCAAAACAGTTCCATTTACCTCGATTAGAAGAAGCGCTTGAAGTTGCTAATCCTATTACTAGTGAGCTGAATACCCTTCGTAGTTCTTTGATTCCCAACATCTTAAATGCGGTGTCAAATAACTTAAAATTTGGTAAAAAACGTGTGGCTCTTTTTGAAGTTGGTAGTGTTTTTAGTGCCAAAAGAGAAGAGTCAAAAAAGATAGCTTTTGTTTTTAGTGGTGAAAATGGTCTGCCTGAAATTGCCAATCATGGTAAGCCAAGTGAGATTGATTTCTTTGCATTTGCAAGTAAAATTCAAAATGTTTTAGGTCATTTTACCTTGCTCCCTTTTGTCGAAGTCAATGGTTTGTGCAGTCCTTATGAAGCCGCATGCGTGATCATTGATGGGGTAGAAGCTGGATTTATGGCCAGAGTCAATGTCCAAGTAGAAAAAGAGCTTGATTTAGCACGTACGTATATCTGTGAGCTTGATTTTAATGCGCTCTCTTATGGACGTAAAATTGCCAAAGAGTACTCAAAATTGCCTTCCTCTTCAAGGGATTTAAGTCTTTTGGTGGATGTGACGATGCAATATGCCCAGTTAGAAGCGTTTATAAATACCATCGCTCCAAAAGAACTGATAAAATTTGCAGTGATTGACCGTTATGTGCATGAAAGTTTAGGAAATAAAGTGAGTTTAACACTTAAACTTCAATTTCAATCCATGGATAAAACTTTTGAAGAAGAGGAAATTGCTTCTATGGTTGAAAAATTGTTGCTACAAATTCAAGAAAAATTTGGGATTACGATTCGATGAAAACCTTACATGTAAAACCAAAAGGAGACTTTGCTTTTGCAACGGATAAGATTGCTAGTGATAAGTCAATTTCGCATCGGTGTGCTATTTTTTCACTCTTAAGTGACCAACCTTCTTTGATTCAAAACTATCTTTTAGCAGAAGATACGCTCTGTACCCTTAAGATTGTGGAGGCTTTAGGTGTGACGATTCAGACGCATGAAGAGAAGGGTGTGTTTACCATTACGCCTCCAATAAAAGTAGGTGAACCACCGTTGATTTTGGATTGTGGGAACTCTGGTACGGCGATGCGACTGCTTATGGGGTTTTTAGCAACCTGTGAAGGTTTTTTTGTTTTACATGGAGATAAATATTTAGCTAGTCGTCCAATGCGACGTGTTGCGGATCCTTTGCGCAGTATTGGAGCGCATATTGATGGAAGAAATGACGGCAATTTTGCACCTTTAGGTATTCGAGGAGAAAAACTCAATGCTTTTCATTATGAAAGTAAAATTGCTTCTGCTCAGGTGAAAAGTGCTCTGATTTTGGCCGCACTTCAAGCCAATGGCATTTCAACATTTTGTGAACCCGAGTTGAGTCGAGATCACAGTGAGCGAATGCTTCGGGGTATGGGAGCAAAAGTGATTTCAGAAGGGTTACATGTAAGCATTTATCCTCAAGAAAAACCACTTCAGCCTTTAAATATACGTGTACCAAGTGACCCTTCGAGTGGCTTCTTTTTTGCCGTGGCCGCAGCCATTCATGAAGGATGTATGGTTACTTTACACAACATGCTCCTAAATCCCACACGTATTGAAGCCTATAAAGTACTTGCACGTATGGGCGCAGAGGTCTCTTTTATCGAAAAAGAGAGTCAGTATGAGAGTGTGGGAGATATTGTAATCAAGGGAAAATCATTACAGGGGGTTGAGGTCAGTGAAAATATTTCGTGGCTCATTGATGAACTTCCCGCCCTTTCCATTGCATTTGCCTGCGCTAAAGGAAAAAGCGTGGTTAAAAATGCTGAAGAATTACGTGTTAAAGAGAGCGATAGAATTTCAAGTGTGGTTAAAAATCTTCGATTATGTCATATTGAAGTTCAAGAATTTGCAGACGGTTACGAGGTAGAAGGTGGTATGCTTCAAAGTGCTACGATTAATAGCTTTGGAGACCATAGAATTGCGATGAGTTTTGCGATAGCAGGGACAAAAACAGCGATGTGTATTGAAGATATTGAGTGTATTAATACCTCTTTCCCCAATTTTATTGAGCTTCTCTCTCAGATAGGAAACATTGAGCTATGAAAATTAAATTAGCAACGAGTTATGGGTTTTGTTTTGGGGTTAAACGTGCGATTAAAATTGCTGAAAATACGCAAAATGCCTCTACCATTGGACCCCTCATTCATAACAATGAAGAGATTAATCGTTTGCGTGAAAATTTTAATGTTAAAACTTTACATGATATTTCCGAAGCCAGTGGGGTTGAAAAAGCGATTATCAGAACGCATGGCATTCCCAAAAATGATTTAGAAACCTTAGTGCAAAGCAATGTTGAAGTGATTAATGCAACCTGCCCGTATGTGACAAAACCTCAAGAAATTTGTGAAAAAATGAGTAAAGAGGGGTATGAAATTGTCATTTTTGGTGATGCAAATCATCCTGAGGTTAAAGGGGTAGAAAGTTATGCCATTCATGGTGCACATGTGATTCAAAGTGTCGATGAATTAGCAGATGTCAAATTTAAACGCAGTAAAATTGCAGTGGTCTCTCAAACAACACGTAAAGTGAGTGAATTTTT carries:
- the aroA gene encoding 3-phosphoshikimate 1-carboxyvinyltransferase; translation: MKTLHVKPKGDFAFATDKIASDKSISHRCAIFSLLSDQPSLIQNYLLAEDTLCTLKIVEALGVTIQTHEEKGVFTITPPIKVGEPPLILDCGNSGTAMRLLMGFLATCEGFFVLHGDKYLASRPMRRVADPLRSIGAHIDGRNDGNFAPLGIRGEKLNAFHYESKIASAQVKSALILAALQANGISTFCEPELSRDHSERMLRGMGAKVISEGLHVSIYPQEKPLQPLNIRVPSDPSSGFFFAVAAAIHEGCMVTLHNMLLNPTRIEAYKVLARMGAEVSFIEKESQYESVGDIVIKGKSLQGVEVSENISWLIDELPALSIAFACAKGKSVVKNAEELRVKESDRISSVVKNLRLCHIEVQEFADGYEVEGGMLQSATINSFGDHRIAMSFAIAGTKTAMCIEDIECINTSFPNFIELLSQIGNIEL
- a CDS encoding 4-hydroxy-3-methylbut-2-enyl diphosphate reductase; protein product: MKIKLATSYGFCFGVKRAIKIAENTQNASTIGPLIHNNEEINRLRENFNVKTLHDISEASGVEKAIIRTHGIPKNDLETLVQSNVEVINATCPYVTKPQEICEKMSKEGYEIVIFGDANHPEVKGVESYAIHGAHVIQSVDELADVKFKRSKIAVVSQTTRKVSEFLEITSYLITHYKEVRVFNTICNATFENQDAARELAKEADVVVVIGGKNSSNTKQLHSICKEYCPDSFLVESEKDLDPSWFEGKMLCGVTAGASTPDWIIEKIIGKISEIKV
- the pheT gene encoding phenylalanine--tRNA ligase subunit beta, coding for MIVTKQWLNEWIEIDAIDTDKIVLALNAIGLEVDGVHQLRLPQNVVVGEVLSCEKHPNADKLNVCQVNVGESVQQIVCGAKNVAAGQKVAVALIGAELPDGIKIKKAKLRDVESCGMICSSTELGLPKINDGIMILDESIGALEIGKPLCDYPLLNDDVIEIGLTPNRGDCQSIYGVARDLSVYFDLEVKTLNQKEEEENQPGVGRVLHLQGSEALNSSYMYKVFDNTEIAVPLLVELRLGIAEVESSCLLGKLIDYSTYVTGVLLRAYNHACFCEQEDKAKIVIIKDENNLDALYALDKEKVAITGIAQMSQCKANALDKRIIVEANYTHPEIIASLSANKKLGADKHLYRSSRGSEPSLGFGIHYFMKMLTKRSSVMFYADAQQMIHDVEERVLNVHQSDLTAMIGEEIPKSRIIKILKHLGFGVNFAFEQDVMNVKIPQFRTDVVNVQDICEEIVRIVGIDNITSKPFEFAEKSKINQPYLDFKKRQMYRYRAVAAGFFETLHFVFDDSEKAKQFHLPRLEEALEVANPITSELNTLRSSLIPNILNAVSNNLKFGKKRVALFEVGSVFSAKREESKKIAFVFSGENGLPEIANHGKPSEIDFFAFASKIQNVLGHFTLLPFVEVNGLCSPYEAACVIIDGVEAGFMARVNVQVEKELDLARTYICELDFNALSYGRKIAKEYSKLPSSSRDLSLLVDVTMQYAQLEAFINTIAPKELIKFAVIDRYVHESLGNKVSLTLKLQFQSMDKTFEEEEIASMVEKLLLQIQEKFGITIR